One segment of Triticum aestivum cultivar Chinese Spring chromosome 2A, IWGSC CS RefSeq v2.1, whole genome shotgun sequence DNA contains the following:
- the LOC123191206 gene encoding DDB1- and CUL4-associated factor homolog 1: MEPEQPAEDPAAAEPEEEEEDDEEEETEAPDAEQEAAEDEEDALLDRAQALISRVVEQESNPNPRLIHTLATICEDQEARHLQECASDPSFNNTNTRGSHIIGKLASLIRENDDFYDLVFSKFLSDTSYPLPVRCASARLLLSIQDAFSPQFSHPFEDATLENIKSWIKEDGEASDECDWKHLGSGKKPTDTEMMRTYAIGLLSMALYGGGRLVEDVLNMGVSAKLMRFLRIRVFGDATSSEKDANLPLDTKHPRGREENRGKVRLLQDSSILDGTRAGDGISTDPTLEKQFDRDVGMRQAHGEQGMDDTGYLLRDDVDSTMDPFDAKSVDGEKYPAGESLRDELLKRKFSRTGSRLRGKIKPGEGLPESERTPLSPTGLRMGSRTSKEKNAAKVEDPKKAIDLNNSSAAPESDILSISKEEYEDRFRDCIIGLKDITDIVLKAVRAAEAEARSANAPEEAVKAAGDAAAELVKSAALEAWKSENSGDAVVLAAEKAAATVVDAAMSTSVSRSSDQVNEEHVVEEAVKISEDQDLEDFVIIDQEQLLLLREKYSILCLQYLGEYVEALGPVLHEKGVDVCLALLQRGIKDQEGCGHVSLLHEILRLICALAAHRKFAALFVDRGGIQKILSVPKITQTYTALSACLFTFGSLQSTMERVCALSPDTLNNVVELALQLLECPQDAARKNAAIFFAAAFVFKAVLDSFDAQDGMQKLLNILQVAASVRSGGNSGALGSSNANQGNDRSPAEILTQSEKQVAYHSCVALRQYFRAHLLQLVDSIRPSKSIRSIARNTSSARAGYKPFDIGNEAMDAIFRQVQRDRKLGPALVRARWPVMDKFLASNGHIILLELCQSLPADRYLHDLAQYAFGVLHIITLMPHSRKLMVHATLTNNRIGMAVILDIANSVVGYVDPEVICPALNVLVNLVCPPPSISNKPSSAVNQQPAGSYSESRDRNAEKSTSERNVAANQSESRERYGDGTPVVSSGVVGDKRISLGVGAGGPGLAAQLEQAYRQAREVVRANNGIKILLQLLGTRMVTHPLAIDPIRALACRVLLGLARDDAIAHILTKLQVGKKLSELIRDTSTQSSGGDNARWLNELTQVAIELIAVLTNSGKETTLATDAAAPALKRIERAGIAAATPVSYHSRELMQLIHEHLLGSGLAATAAMLQKEADLAPLPSTAAVLPVHQPAALEPSSVQVQQQWPSGRVQGFLSDKTMIAADQAGQRSDSVVPSSKKKALVFSSSFSKRNQPFVSFSGNRASNSLKSPVPAGNVDGMTCSASAGNTGDVETSHKTPMPLPLKRKLADMEFSSASAAKRPAIMDQASQSPVFQTPAPTRRGLSVAVDSPTAAFHPGRTNFNNISTENFEDSQCTPGVVTGTPHLGLNDQQTGTSERMTLDSLVVQYLKHQHRQCPAPITTLPPVSLLHPHVCPEPSRSISAPANVTARMGSREINREFSGIKVPRRDRQFIYSRFKPCRVCRDEASLLTCMTFIGGASRVAAGNHSGELRIFDSNLANLIETHTCHQNLVTMVDSTSVGGTELILSSSIDEVKLFDAFSLHTGPLHTFDNCKAARFNHAGTLFAGLSTDANHRAVLLYDVQTHNVDMQLPDNSSLPGSGRGVQPIIHFSPSDDMLLWNGVLWDRRSPTPIHQFDQFTDYCGGGFHPAGNEVILNSEVWDLRKFKLLRSVPSLDQTVIKFNGSGDVIYAILRRNLEDVTSSINTRRVRHPLFPAFRTIDAVTYADIATVQIDRGVLDLATEPNDSLLGVVAMDDPDEMFSSARIFEVGRKRPTDDDSDPEDGGDTEDEDDDDDDSDVDVLLGTDLGLGDTDSEDDPSNSSGDDGGDDEDEEDMDSGDENDDDDEEGDFDVGGGLLEMMGGGDGDESGDMIESFSSGEDEGWLM; this comes from the exons ATGGAGCCCGAGCAGCCGGCggaggaccccgccgccgccgagccggaggaggaggaggaggacgacgaggaggaggagacggaggcgcCCGACGCGGAGCAGGAGGCCGCGGAGGACGAGGAGGACGCGCTGCTCGACCGCGCGCAGGCCCTGATCTCGCGCGTCGTCGAGCAGGAGAGCAACCCCAACCCGCGCCTCATCCACACCCTCGCCACCATATGCGAGGACCAGGAGGCCAG ACACCTACAGGAATGCGCCAGTGATCCGTCCTTCAATAACACAAACACAAGGGGCTCCCATATTATAGGCAAGCTGGCGAGTTTGATCAGG GAGAATGATGATTTCTACGACCTAGTGTTTTCTAAGTTCTTGTCAGATACATCGTACCCTTTGCCAGTACGCTGTGCTTCTGCTAGGCTGCTCCTAAGCATCCAGGATGCATTTTCG CCTCAGTTTTCTCATCCTTTTGAAGATGCTACCCTAGAAAATATAAAATCCTGGATAAAGGAAGATGGTGAAGCATCGGATGAATGTGATTGGAAGCATCTAGGAAGTGGTAAAAAACCCACAGATACTGAGATGATGAGAACATATGCTATTGGGTTGCTCTCGATGGCGTTGTATGG TGGTGGGCGTTTGGTAGAAGATGTCTTGAACATGGGAGTATCAGCCAAGCTCATGCGTTTTCTGCGAATACGAGTCTTTGGTGATGCCACATCTTCAGAGAAAGATGCCAATCTTCCACTAGATACCAAGCATCCTCGGGGTAGAGAAGAGAATAGGGGCAAAGTACGATTGCTTCAAGACAGTTCTATACTGGACGGAACTAGGGCTGGAGATGGAATATCGACTGACCCAACTTTGGAAAAACAGTTTGATCGTGATGTTGGGATGAGGCAAGCACACGGAGAACAGGGGATGGATGACACTGGTTACCTGCTACGTGATGATGTTGATTCTACAATGGATCCTTTTGATGCAAAGTCAGTCGATGGGGAAAAGTATCCTGCAGGTGAAAGCCTGAGAGATGAACTCTTGAAGAGAAAGTTCAGCCGTACAGGATCTCGACTAAGAGGGAAAATCAAACCAGGTGAAGGCTTGCCTGAAAGTGAACGGACACCTTTATCGCCAACAGGATTGAGAATGGGAAGTCGGACTAGCAAAGAAAAGAATGCGGCTAAGGTCGAGGACCCAAAGAAAGCAATCGATTTGAACAATAGCTCTGCAGCCCCCGAGTCTGATATTCTTAGTATTTCTAAAGAAGAGTATGAGGACCGGTTCAGGGATTGCATTATCGGCTTGAAGGATATAACTGACATTGTTTTGAAGGCAGTGAGAGCTGCAGAAGCGGAAGCCAGATCAGCGAATGCTCCTGAGGAAGCTGTCAAAGCAGCAGGTGATGCTGCTGCTGAGCTTGTGAAATCTGCTGCTTTAGAG GCTTGGAAGAGTGAAAATAGTGGCGATGCCGTTGTATTAGCTGCTGAGAAAGCTGCAGCTACTGTAGTCGATGCTGCCATGTCCACTAGCGTCTCAAG AAGCTCTGACCAGGTTAATGAGGAGCATGTTGTTGAAGAAGCTGTGAAAATTAGTGAGGACCAGGATCTGGAAGATTTTGTTATCATTGACCAGGAGCAGCTCTTGCTACTTAGGGAAAAATATAGCATTTTGTGCTTGCAGTATCTGGGAGAGTACGTTGAAGCTTTGGGTCCTGTTCTTCATGAAAAAGGTGTTGATGTTTGCCTCGCATTGCTGCAACGGGGAATCAAAGACCAGGAGGGATGTGGCCACGTCTCACTACTTCATGAAATTCTTAGATTGATTTGTGCCCTGGCCGCACACCGGAAATTTGCTGCGCTATTTGTTGACCGGGGTGGTATTCAGAAGATCCTCTCTGTCCCTAAGATTACTCAGACATACACTGCTCTGTCTGCATGCTTGTTTACTTTCGGTTCTCTCCAG TCTACCATGGAACGTGTTTGTGCGCTTTCACCTGACACACTCAACAATGTGGTTGAACTAGCGCTGCAACTCTTAGAATGCCCACAAGATGCAGCTAGAAAAAATGCAGCCATATTCTTTGCTGCTGCATTTGTGTTCAAAGCTGTTCTGGATTCATTTGATGCACAGGATGGGATGCAAAAACTTCTGAATATATTACAAGTTGCTGCATCCGTAAGGTCGGGTGGTAACTCTGGAGCATTAGGATCCTCCAACGCGAATCAAGGGAATGACCGATCGCCTGCTGAAATTCTGACTCAGTCAGAAAAGCAGGTCGCGTATCATTCATGTGTTGCACTACGGCAATATTTTAGAGCTCATCTCCTTCAGCTTGTTGATTCCATCCGGCCAAGCAAGAGTATCCGTAGTATTGCTCGGAATACTTCCAGTGCAAGAGCTGGTTACAAACCTTTTGACATCGGCAACGAGGCTATGGATGCTATTTTTCGTCAGGTCCAGCGGGACAGAAAGTTAGGACCTGCTCTCGTAAGAGCTCGCTGGCCCGTGATGGATAAATTTTTGGCCTCTAATGGTCATATTATCCTGCTAGAATTATGCCAG AGTCTACCTGCTGATCGGTATCTTCATGACTTGGCTCAGTATGCATTTGGAGTTCTTCACATCATAACTCTTATGCCACACAGCCGCAAATTGATGGTGCATGCTACATTAACTAACAACCGTATTGGTATGGCTGTTATACTAGATATAGCAAACAGTGTTGTTGGCTATGTTGATCCTGAG GTGATTTGTCCAGCATTGAATGTGCTTGTCAATCTTGTATGCCCCCCTCCATCGATCAGCAACAAGCCGTCCTCAGCTGTTAATCAGCAACCTGCAGGAAGTTATTCAGAGAGCAGAGACAGGAATGCTGAAAAAAGCACTTCAGAAAGAAATGTTGCAGCGAACCAAAGTGAATCTCGGGAACGATATGGTGACGGCACACCTGTTGTGTCATCTGGAGTTGTTGGTGACAAGAGAATATCGCTAGGTGTAGGAGCTGGGGGTCCTGGTCTTGCTGCTCAATTGGAACAAGCTTATCGCCAAGCTCGAGAAGTAGTCAGAGCCAATAATGGTATAAAGATTCTTTTGCAGCTTCTTGGCACTCGGATGGTTACACATCCTTTGGCTATTGATCCTATTCGAGCCCTTGCCTGTCGTGTACTGCTTGGCTTGGCTAGAGATGATGCTATTGCACATATACTGACGAAGCTCCAG GTAGGGAAGAAATTATCAGAACTGATTCGTGATACGAGTACCCAGTCATCTGGAGGTGATAATGCAAGATGGCTAAATGAACTGACCCAAGTGGCAATTGAGCTCATTGCG GTCTTGACTAATTCTGGTAAAGAAACAACCTTAGCAACTGATGCTGCTGCTCCAGCGTTGAAGCGCATTGAGCGAGCTGGCATAGCAGCTGCTACTCCTGTCTCTTACCATTCCAG GGAACTGATGCAACTGATACATGAACATCTCCTTGGATCTGGTTTGGCTGCTACTGCTGCCATGTTGCAGAAGGAGGCTGACCTTGCACCTTTGCCATCAACTGCTGCAGTGCTACCTGTCCACCAGCCCGCTGCCCTGGAACCATCATCTGTTCAAGTTCAACAACAGTGGCCTTCTGGCCGTGTTCAGGGATTTCTGTCCGACAAAACAATGATTGCTGCAGATCAAGCTGGCCAACGATCAGATTCTGTTGTGCCTTCATCTAAGAAGAAGGCACTGGTATTCTCATCCAGTTTCTCTAAACGAAATCAACCCTTTGTTTCGTTTTCTGGTAATAGAGCAAGCAATAGCCTGAAAAGTCCTGTACCTGCCGGAAATGTGGACGGTATGACTTGCTCTGCCTCTGCTGGCAATACTGGAGATGTGGAGACATCGCATAAAACACCAATGCCCTTGCCACTTAAGAGGAAGCTTGCGGATATGGAGTTTAGTTCTGCATCAGCAGCAAAGCGCCCTGCAATAATGGATCAGGCATCCCAATCTCCTGTGTTCCAAACTCCTGCTCCTACTCGCAGAGGCCTCTCTGTGGCAGTGGATTCTCCTACTGCAGCATTTCATCCAGGAAGGACAAACTTCAACAACATTTCCACGGAGAACTTTGAAGATTCTCAATGCACACCTGGAGTGGTAACAGGCACACCACATCTTGGTTTAAATGATCAACAAACAGGAACTTCGGAGCGCATGACGCTCGACTCATTGGTTGTACAATATTTGAAACATCAACACCGCCAATGTCCTGCTCCAATAACAACTTTGCCGCCAGTCTCTCTGCTGCACCCTCATGTTTGCCCCGAGCCTAGCCGCAGCATTAGTGCACCAGCAAATGTAACTGCTCGCATGGGAAGCCGTGAGATAAACAGGGAGTTTAGCGGGATCAAAGTGCCCCGCAGGGATCGCCAATTTATATACAGCAGGTTCAAGCCATGCCGTGTTTGCCGTGATGAGGCCTCGCTGTTGACTTGCATGACTTTTATTGGAGGTGCATCAAGGGTGGCGGCTGGGAACCATAGTGGTGAATTAAGAATATTTGACAGCAACCTTGCAAATCTCATAGAGACGCACACTTGTCACCAGAATCTTGTTACTATGGTGGATTCAACATCTGTTGGTGGAACTGAGCTGATTCTCTCATCTAGCATAGATGAGGTTAAGCTCTTTGATGCTTTCTCACTGCATACGGGGCCTTTGCACACATTTGATAACTGCAAAGCTGCCAGGTTTAACCATGCTGGGACTTTATTTGCCGGCCTTTCTACGGATGCAAATCACCGGGCGGTTCTATTGTATGATGTCCAGACGCATAATGTTGATATGCAGCTTCCTGATAACTCCAGCCTGCCAGGTTCAGGCCGGGGTGTACAACCCATTATACATTTCAGTCCTTCAGATGATATGTTGCTGTGGAATGGGGTCCTGTGGGATAGACGAAGTCCCACTCCTATCCATCAGTTTGACCAGTTCACAGACTATTGTGGCGGTGGCTTTCATCCAGCTGGAAACGAG GTGATCCTAAATTCAGAGGTGTGGGATCTGAGAAAGTTTAAGCTTCTGAGGAGTGTCCCTTCCCTGGACCAGACAGTAATTAAATTCAATGGAAGTGGTGATGTTATCTATGCCATCCTCAGGCGTAACCTTGAGGATGTAACATCATCCATCAACACACGCAGGGTCAGACACCCCCTGTTCCCTGCATTCCGCACGATCGATGCTGTCACTTACGCAGACATTGCAACCGTCCAAATAGACCGTGGCGTCCTCGACCTTGCTACTGAGCCCAATGATTCCCTTCTTGGAGTTGTTGCCATGGACGATCCTGACGAGATGTTCTCCTCTGCTCGCATATTCGAAGTTGGCAGGAAACGACCAACTGATGATGACTCGGACCCGGAGGATGGAGGGGACacggaggatgaggatgatgatgacgacgactcgGACGTGGATGTCCTCCTCGGAACCGATTTAGGGCTTGGGGACACGGATTCTGAGGATGATCCAAGTAACAGCagcggtgatgatggtggtgacgatgaggacgaggaggaTATGGACAGTGGGGATGAaaacgacgacgatgatgaggaaggCGACTTTGATGTGGGAGGGGGGCTACTTGAGATGATGGGTGGCGGGGATGGTGATGAGAGTGGTGACATGATTGAGTCCTTCAGCAGCGGTGAGGATGAAGGGTGGCTCATGTGA